A genomic region of Seriola aureovittata isolate HTS-2021-v1 ecotype China chromosome 21, ASM2101889v1, whole genome shotgun sequence contains the following coding sequences:
- the tecpr1a gene encoding tectonin beta-propeller repeat-containing protein 1: MPISLLWAVDVYGRVYSLSTAGQQWEHCRDAQMEFKRATAAQQCCWGIACDNKIYLNVHASDLPVRYQEETYENQRWNPVDGFSERLLPSDRWQWSDVTGLQHQPLDSFQLPSNSWEWEGDWYADENFEGEPTEKGGWTYAIDFPATYTKDKKWNSCVRRRRWLRYRRYKAMDTWAKIPSQRTSLPDPFSDISCGGWEINEEPRGRLSLWAVSLQGKVWFREGIYHHNPEGSLWEEVPLPGEVVQISCGPGDLVWAVLWEGQFIVREGIGRDCPKGASWVVVDSPSPDVGAIHVAVGVNVVWAVTKDNKVWFRRGVNSHNPCGSGWISMVGEMIMINVGLNDQVWGIGCEDRAVYFRQGVTSSELSGKTWKVINIPRDGDRSHSSASASSLQSAGCYFCGEVRGQSVVSDVESDTEKGSADAATCFATSESPESFVDAPTDHTSDQPSDVPKPRIPKVTSDSFISELVSDREPAKTLRDVGSAAPAVLEGETVSGEGEVKAPCTDVALTPSQSGVPLDPQWSNVDLEEVQVQQAQTGAVLESADTCSLSSVATYTLAVEDPYGADEHPLWAWVSGGGCSVDSHSQLNWFNCSMNTSSLIQSVQSMSLSVTPAQTAAWRRQIFEQLSERTKREMDNFRHYEQAIEQSVWVKKGTMQWWRDWKPHKWIDVHFALEQFSGPEGNKDGILFIYYNFYEEKKYLHAFINEVTILVPVLNDSKHTFAIYTPERTKQRWPIRLAAATELEMHDWLALLSVSCCDSRAIQGPPSKQAIWSITCKGDVFVSEPSPSLEAMPYPTPCDQMFWRQVGGHMRVVECNSVGIAWGVGFDHTAWVYTGGYGGGFFQGLASSTDNIYTQTDVKSVYIYENQRWNPVTGYTNRGLPTDRYMWSDASGLHECTKTNTKPPSPQWTWASDWAIDYSVSGGTDREGWQYAADFPASYHGYKTMKDFVRRRRWARKCKLTTTGPWQEIPPIPLSDVTILPCAAQSSVDVVPLWAISNKGDVLCRLGVTALTPAGSSWLHVGTDQPFKSVSIGGASQVWAIAKDGSAFYRGSVSLQSPAGDCWYHIPSPAKQKLKQVSVGRTSVYTVDENGNLWYRQGVTPSYPQGSSWEHISNNVRKVSVGPLDQVWIIADKVQGSHSLSCGTVCHRLGVQPMEPKGQSWDYGIGGGWDHITIRGNSMEPPRIRLPSLTDPSAPAPRSPLLVRNTEVNGNAVGC; this comes from the exons ATGCCCATCTCCCTGCTATGGGCAGTGGATGTGTATGGGCGGGTCTACAGCTTGTCCACTGCGGGACAGCAGTGGGAGCATTGCCGCGATGCCCAGATGGAGTTCAAGCGGGCGACAGCGGCTCAGCAGTGCTGCTGGGGCATCGCCTGCGACAATAAAATCTACCTGAACGTCCACGCTTCTGACTTGCCCGTCCGCTACCAGGAGGAAACCTACGAGAATCAA CGCTGGAATCCTGTTGATGGTTTCTCGGAGCGTTTGTTGCCGAGCGACCGCTGGCAGTGGAGTGATGTCACGGGGCTGCAACACCAACCCCTGGACAGTTTTCAACTTCCCTCTAACAGCTGGGAGTGGGAGGGAGACTGGTATGCGGATGAAAACTTTGAGGGAGAGCCCACAGAGAAAGGG gGATGGACCTACGCCATTGACTTCCCGGCCACCTACACCAAAGACAAGAAGTGGAACTCCTGTGTCCGTCGCAGGCGATGGCTCCGCTACAGGAGATACAAAGCCATGGACACCTGGGCTAAG ATCCCTTCACAGCGGACGAGTCTACCAGATCCTTTCAGCGACATCAGCTGTGGAGGTTGGGAGATCAATGAGGAGCCCAGGGGCCGGCTCTCACTGTGGGCCGTGTCCCTACAGGGCAAG GTGTGGTTCAGAGAGGGTATCTATCACCACAATCCTGAGGGCTCTTTGTGGGAGGAGGTGCCGCTCCCTGGGGAGGTCGTCCAGATCAGCTGTGGCCCAGGGGACCTGGTCTGGGCGGTGCTGTGGGAGGGGCAGTTCATTGTCAGGGAGGGCATTGGCCGAGATTGCCCCAAAG GTGCCTCGTGGGTGGTGGTGGACTCTCCCAGCCCTGATGTGGGAGCCATACATGTGGCTGTGGGAGTCAATGTTGTTTGGGCCGTGACCAAAGACAACAAA GTGTGGTTCAGACGTGGTGTAAACTCCCACAATCCCTGTGGCTCTGGCTGGATCAGCATGGTTGGAGAAATGATCATGATCAACGTCGGACTCAATGATCAG GTGTGGGGTATCGGTTGTGAGGACCGCGCGGTGTACTTCAGACAAGGTGTGACCTCCAGTGAGCTCAGTGGGAAAACTTGGAAGGTTATCAATATTCCCCGAGATGGAGATCGATCCCACTCCAGTGCCAGCGCATCCAGCCTGcagag TGCTGGATGTTACTTCTGTGGTGAGGTGCGTGGTCAGTCAGTAGTGAGTGATGTGGAATCAGACACGGAGAAAGGATCTGCAGATGCAGCCACCTGCTTTGCCACCTCTGAGTCCCCCGAGTCCTTTGTTGATGCCCCCACAGATCACACGTCTGACCAGCCCTCCGACGTCCCCAAACCCCGCATCCCCAAAGTCACCAGCGACAGCTTCATCTCCGAACTCGTGTCTGATCGAGAACCTGCAAAGACCTTAAGAGATGTCGGATCTGCCGCTCCCGCTGTTCTGGAGGGGGAGACCGTATCTGGAGAAGGAGAGGTCAAAGCTCCCTGTACTGATGTCGCTCTCACCCCCAGTCAGTCTGGAGTTCCTCTTGACCCCCAGTGGAGTAACGTGGACCTGGAGGAGGTACAGGTCCAGCAGGCCCAGACCGGAGCAGTGCTGGAATCAGCCGACACTTGCAGCTTGTCATCGGTGGCGACGTACACTCTTGCCGTAGAGGACCCGTATGGGGCAGATGAGCATCCGCTGTGGGCGTGGGTCAGTGGAGGAGGCTGCTCCGTGGACAGTCACTCCCAGCTCAACTGGTTCAACTGCTCAATGAACACTTCAT CTCTGATCCAGTCAGTCCAGTCCATGAGTCTGTCTGTAACCCCGGCCCAGACGGCAGCCTGGCGGAGACAAATCTTCGAACAACTCAGTGAGAGGAccaagagagagatggataaTTTCCGACATTATGAACAAGCCATAGAACAG TCTGTGTGGGTGAAGAAGGGAACCATGCAGTGGTGGCGAGACTGGAAGCCGCACAAGTGGATAGACGTTCATTTTGCCTTAGAGCAGTTCTCAGGGCCAGAGGGCAACAAGGACGGCATCCTTTTCATCTATTACAACTTCTACGAGGAGAAGAAG TACCTGCATGCCTTCATCAATGAGGTCACCATCCTAGTTCCTGTGCTAAATGACTCCAAACACACTTTTGCCATCTACACGCCTGAGCGGACCAAACAGAGGTGGCCGATCAGACTGGCAGCAGCCACTGAGCTGGAAATGCACGACTGG CTGGCATTGCTGAGTGTGTCATGCTGCGACTCCAGAGCGATCCAGGGTCCTCCCTCCAAACAGGCCATCTGGTCCATCACCTGTAAAGGAGACGTCTTTGTCAGTGAGCCCTCTCCTAGTCTGGAGGCCATGCCTTACCCGACACCCTGCGACCAAAT GTTCTGGCGGCAGGTTGGAGGTCACATGCGTGTGGTGGAGTGTAACAGCGTTGGGATAGCGTGGGGGGTTGGCTTTGACCACACTGCTTGGGTCTACACCGGGGGCTACGGAGGGGGCTTCTTCCAGGGACTCGCCAGCAGCACAGataacatttacacacagactgatgTCAAGAGCGTCTACATCTATGAGAACCAGAGGTGGAACCCCGTCACAGGCTACACCAACAG AGGTCTACCCACAGACCGCTACATGTGGAGTGATGCATCAGGACTCCATGagtgcacaaaaacaaataccaaACCTCCCTCACCTCAGTGGACATGG GCGTCTGACTGGGCCATCGACTACAGTGTCTCTGGGGGGACGGACAGAGAAGGTTGGCAATATGCAGCTGATTTTCCGGC GTCATATCACGGCTATAAAACGATGAAGGACTTTGTCCGTCGCAGGCGATGGGCCAG GAAATGTAAACTGACCACTACAGGACCCTGGCAAGAAATCCCACCCATCCCACTGAGTGACGTGACCATCCTGCCGTGTGCCGCTCAGAGCAGCGTGGACGTGGTTCCTCTGTGGGCGATCAGCAACAAGGGAGACGTGCTCTGCCGACTGGGAGTCACCGCACTGACACCTGCT GGATCCTCGTGGCTCCACGTAGGAACTGACCAGCCTTTCAAGTCCGTCTCCATCGGTGGTGCCAGCCAGGTTTGGGCCATTGCAAAGGACGGTTCTGCCTTTTATCGGGGATCTGTTTCTCTTCAGAGCCCTGCAG GAGACTGTTGGTACCACATCCCCTCCCCGGCCAAACAGAAGCTAAAGCAGGTGTCTGTCGGCAGGACATCAGTCTACACTGTAGATGAAAATG GAAACTTGTGGTACAGACAGGGTGTGACCCCCAGCTACCCCCAGGGCTCCTCCTGGGAACACATCTCTAATAATGTTCGCAAGGTCTCTGTAGGGCCTCTGGACCAG GTGTGGATCATAGCAGACAAGGTGCAGGGCAGCCACAGTCTGAGCTGTGGGACAGTGTGCCATCGACTCGGAGTCCAACCCATGGAGCCCAAAGGACAGTCGTGGGACTACGGCATTGGG GGTGGATGGGATCACATCACAATCAGAGGGAACTCCATGGAGCCGCCCCGCATCCGTCTTCCCTCTCTAACAGACCCGTCCGCCCCGGCCCCTCGGAGCCCCCTCCTGGTCAGGAACACGGAGGTCAACGGCAATGCTGTGGGATGctag
- the bhlha15 gene encoding class A basic helix-loop-helix protein 15: MKSKGKAVKSSRRTWSDPEPELEADTEPEPGSSEQEGSEASVRIGGSWRGSLRSGDRKRQGGVGGGRRRRQHGSSTKERSVRRLESNERERQRMHKLNNAFQALREAIPHVKTDKKLSKIETLTLAKNYIKALTTIVLDMSGACLPAGGVQSEASAAKLLQCYQQHLEEEGEEGLTQYLTHMHSFSQGS; encoded by the coding sequence ATGAAGTCCAAAGGGAAAGCTGTGAAATCATCCAGGAGGACCTGGTCTGACCCGGAGCCAGAACTAGAAGCAGACACAGAACCAGAGCCTGGCTCCAGTGAGCAGGAAGGCTCAGAGGCCTCAGTGCGGATCGGTGGCTCCTGGAGGGGGTCGCTGAGGAGCGGGGACAGGAAGCGACAAGGAGGAGTGGGTGGAGGGCGGCGGCGGAGACAACATGGCTCTAGCACCAAAGAACGCAGCGTCCGCCGACTGGAGAGCAACGAGCGGGAACGCCAGCGCATGCACAAACTCAACAACGCCTTCCAAGCGTTGCGCGAGGCCATCCCTCATGTGAAGACTGACAAGAAGCTGTCCAAGATCGAGACACTGACCCTGGCTAAGAATTACATCAAAGCGCTGACCACCATCGTCCTGGACATGTCAGGGGCCTGCCTGCCGGCCGGCGGGGTCCAATCAGAGGCCAGCGCCGCCAAGCTTCTCCAGTGCTACCAACAGCacctggaggaggaaggggaggagggtcTCACCCAGTATCTCACCCACATGCACAGCTTCAGCCAGGGCAGCTAA
- the LOC130162029 gene encoding uncharacterized protein LOC130162029 isoform X3, which yields MQELEYFRGGAALTISLDGLKWLSTRRCSDKGNKKRDEELQFWISPGQMILSDEKQQPITCFCIRDQRGRAALNLLRNADRRSSLTTRSSSFSLSPQHCCLPEEPVQQSALTSLASSVSERPKDAPWTRLILNMQDIFPLITKNVNLKTQQQTTTMDQPDRFFIFCGEDIPAPLFSDICDTRDCRTFIGNTGCHISDNNNVSPDLKDPTAQPPSDPNNNYEDDQNEMVIRDNFNIRTRKGLLKSSQNYKCPGDSSGRDSNVKMRKSVSFDDDVTVYLFDQERPTVELHSEPCTSLPRSSFCNLPDVTSDDSGLEWEDDFSALEKNCHFQCVGHSRRCSLSLPTQSWAAQSRPERYFLSQTSLFLTHVTESDLEL from the exons ATGCAAG AGTTAGAATACTTCAGGGGTGGAGCTGCATTGACGATTTCATTGGATGGTTTGAAATGGCTTTCTACAAGGAGATGCAGTgacaaaggaaacaagaaacG GGATGAAGAGCTCCAGTTTTGGATATCTCCAGGTCAGATGATCCTGTCTGATGAGAAGCAGCAGCCAATCACGTGCTTCTGTATCCGTGACCAAAGAGGAAGGGCAGCCCTTAACTTGTTGAGGAACGCTGACCGCAGATCGAGCTTGACAACACGGTcatcatccttctctctctctcctcaacaCTGTTGTCTTCCAGAGGAGCCAGTCCAGCAGTCAGCACTTACGTCTTTAGCTTCTTCTGTCTCAGAGCGCCCAAAGGACGCCCCATGGACAAGACTTATCTTAAACATGCAGGACATTTTCCCTTTGATCACAAAGAATGTAAATTTGAAAACCCAGCAGCAAACTACTACAATGGATCAGCCTGAtaggtttttcattttctgtggtgAGGACATACCAGCACCACTTTTTAGTGACATTTGCGACACTCGAGATTGTAGGACATTCATAGGGAACACTGGTTGTCATATCAGTGATAACAACAATGTGTCACCTGATTTAAAAGACCCCACTGCCCAGCCGCCCTCTGATCCCAACAACAACTATGAGGATGATCAGAATGAAATGGTCATCAGAGACAATTTTAATATTCGCACTCGTAAGGGTCTTTTAAAATCCAGTCAGAACTACAAATGTCCCGGAGACTCATCTGGAAGGGACAGCAAtgtgaagatgaggaagagtGTGTCCTTCGATGATGATGTCACGGTCTACCTGTTTGATCAG GAGAGGCCCACCGTGGAGCTGCACTCTGAGCCCTGCACATCTCTGCCACGCAGCTCTTTCTGCAACCTGCCAGATGTTACATCAGACGACAGTG GCTTGGAGTGGGAGGACGACTTCTCAGCTTTGGAGAAGAACTGCCATTTTCAGTGTGTGGGTCACTCTCGGCGCTGCAGCCTCTCCCTGCCGACACAGAGCTGGGCTGCTCAGTCCAGGCCGGAGCGTTACTTTCTGTCCCAAACCTCCCTGTTCCTCACCCATGTCACTGAGTCAGACCTTGAGCTGTGA
- the LOC130162029 gene encoding uncharacterized protein LOC130162029 isoform X2 has translation MFSLCLAVPSMSFLSCSKSRGERAGLTECKVGGEMCWCHAWWMQRELEYFRGGAALTISLDGLKWLSTRRCSDKGNKKRDEELQFWISPGQMILSDEKQQPITCFCIRDQRGRAALNLLRNADRRSSLTTRSSSFSLSPQHCCLPEEPVQQSALTSLASSVSERPKDAPWTRLILNMQDIFPLITKNVNLKTQQQTTTMDQPDRFFIFCGEDIPAPLFSDICDTRDCRTFIGNTGCHISDNNNVSPDLKDPTAQPPSDPNNNYEDDQNEMVIRDNFNIRTRKGLLKSSQNYKCPGDSSGRDSNVKMRKSVSFDDDVTVYLFDQERPTVELHSEPCTSLPRSSFCNLPDVTSDDSGLEWEDDFSALEKNCHFQCVGHSRRCSLSLPTQSWAAQSRPERYFLSQTSLFLTHVTESDLEL, from the exons ATGTTTAGCTTGTGTCTTGCCGTGCCCTCGATGAGCTTTCTGTCGTGCAGTAAAAGCCGGGGGGAAAGAGCGGGGCTCACAGAATGCAAGGTAGGAGGAGAAATGTGCTGGTGTCATGCATGGTGGATGCAGAGAG AGTTAGAATACTTCAGGGGTGGAGCTGCATTGACGATTTCATTGGATGGTTTGAAATGGCTTTCTACAAGGAGATGCAGTgacaaaggaaacaagaaacG GGATGAAGAGCTCCAGTTTTGGATATCTCCAGGTCAGATGATCCTGTCTGATGAGAAGCAGCAGCCAATCACGTGCTTCTGTATCCGTGACCAAAGAGGAAGGGCAGCCCTTAACTTGTTGAGGAACGCTGACCGCAGATCGAGCTTGACAACACGGTcatcatccttctctctctctcctcaacaCTGTTGTCTTCCAGAGGAGCCAGTCCAGCAGTCAGCACTTACGTCTTTAGCTTCTTCTGTCTCAGAGCGCCCAAAGGACGCCCCATGGACAAGACTTATCTTAAACATGCAGGACATTTTCCCTTTGATCACAAAGAATGTAAATTTGAAAACCCAGCAGCAAACTACTACAATGGATCAGCCTGAtaggtttttcattttctgtggtgAGGACATACCAGCACCACTTTTTAGTGACATTTGCGACACTCGAGATTGTAGGACATTCATAGGGAACACTGGTTGTCATATCAGTGATAACAACAATGTGTCACCTGATTTAAAAGACCCCACTGCCCAGCCGCCCTCTGATCCCAACAACAACTATGAGGATGATCAGAATGAAATGGTCATCAGAGACAATTTTAATATTCGCACTCGTAAGGGTCTTTTAAAATCCAGTCAGAACTACAAATGTCCCGGAGACTCATCTGGAAGGGACAGCAAtgtgaagatgaggaagagtGTGTCCTTCGATGATGATGTCACGGTCTACCTGTTTGATCAG GAGAGGCCCACCGTGGAGCTGCACTCTGAGCCCTGCACATCTCTGCCACGCAGCTCTTTCTGCAACCTGCCAGATGTTACATCAGACGACAGTG GCTTGGAGTGGGAGGACGACTTCTCAGCTTTGGAGAAGAACTGCCATTTTCAGTGTGTGGGTCACTCTCGGCGCTGCAGCCTCTCCCTGCCGACACAGAGCTGGGCTGCTCAGTCCAGGCCGGAGCGTTACTTTCTGTCCCAAACCTCCCTGTTCCTCACCCATGTCACTGAGTCAGACCTTGAGCTGTGA
- the LOC130162029 gene encoding uncharacterized protein LOC130162029 isoform X1 codes for MQRELEYFRGGAALTISLDGLKWLSTRRCSDKGNKKRDEELQFWISPGQMILSDEKQQPITCFCIRDQRGRAALNLLRNADRRSSLTTRSSSFSLSPQHCCLPEEPVQQSALTSLASSVSERPKDAPWTRLILNMQDIFPLITKNVNLKTQQQTTTMDQPDRFFIFCGEDIPAPLFSDICDTRDCRTFIGNTGCHISDNNNVSPDLKDPTAQPPSDPNNNYEDDQNEMVIRDNFNIRTRKGLLKSSQNYKCPGDSSGRDSNVKMRKSVSFDDDVTVYLFDQERPTVELHSEPCTSLPRSSFCNLPDVTSDDSGLEWEDDFSALEKNCHFQCVGHSRRCSLSLPTQSWAAQSRPERYFLSQTSLFLTHVTESDLEL; via the exons ATGCAGAGAG AGTTAGAATACTTCAGGGGTGGAGCTGCATTGACGATTTCATTGGATGGTTTGAAATGGCTTTCTACAAGGAGATGCAGTgacaaaggaaacaagaaacG GGATGAAGAGCTCCAGTTTTGGATATCTCCAGGTCAGATGATCCTGTCTGATGAGAAGCAGCAGCCAATCACGTGCTTCTGTATCCGTGACCAAAGAGGAAGGGCAGCCCTTAACTTGTTGAGGAACGCTGACCGCAGATCGAGCTTGACAACACGGTcatcatccttctctctctctcctcaacaCTGTTGTCTTCCAGAGGAGCCAGTCCAGCAGTCAGCACTTACGTCTTTAGCTTCTTCTGTCTCAGAGCGCCCAAAGGACGCCCCATGGACAAGACTTATCTTAAACATGCAGGACATTTTCCCTTTGATCACAAAGAATGTAAATTTGAAAACCCAGCAGCAAACTACTACAATGGATCAGCCTGAtaggtttttcattttctgtggtgAGGACATACCAGCACCACTTTTTAGTGACATTTGCGACACTCGAGATTGTAGGACATTCATAGGGAACACTGGTTGTCATATCAGTGATAACAACAATGTGTCACCTGATTTAAAAGACCCCACTGCCCAGCCGCCCTCTGATCCCAACAACAACTATGAGGATGATCAGAATGAAATGGTCATCAGAGACAATTTTAATATTCGCACTCGTAAGGGTCTTTTAAAATCCAGTCAGAACTACAAATGTCCCGGAGACTCATCTGGAAGGGACAGCAAtgtgaagatgaggaagagtGTGTCCTTCGATGATGATGTCACGGTCTACCTGTTTGATCAG GAGAGGCCCACCGTGGAGCTGCACTCTGAGCCCTGCACATCTCTGCCACGCAGCTCTTTCTGCAACCTGCCAGATGTTACATCAGACGACAGTG GCTTGGAGTGGGAGGACGACTTCTCAGCTTTGGAGAAGAACTGCCATTTTCAGTGTGTGGGTCACTCTCGGCGCTGCAGCCTCTCCCTGCCGACACAGAGCTGGGCTGCTCAGTCCAGGCCGGAGCGTTACTTTCTGTCCCAAACCTCCCTGTTCCTCACCCATGTCACTGAGTCAGACCTTGAGCTGTGA